A genome region from Cutaneotrichosporon cavernicola HIS019 DNA, chromosome: 5 includes the following:
- the SDH4 gene encoding uncharacterized protein (CybS, succinate dehydrogenase cytochrome B small subunit): MSFLRTVPALRTGLGVRPFHTTRAVAVHASRVARDAPISPTETGGFKFVAGGPVLMGTVNDATTFPSPSKAEGSYHWAFERLLSASLIPLTIAAGVTSPTAHPIVDGVLGLAILSHSYIGFQACIDDYVHERKFGSLGTLCRWLLRFGTLGAAYGIYEFNTNDIGLTEFVEKLWKA; this comes from the exons ATGTCGTTCCTCCGCACCGTCCCCGCCCTGCGTAccggcctcggcgtgcGCCCGTTCCACACCA cccgcgccgtcgccgtgcATGCGTCTCGCGTTGCTCGTGACGCCCCCATCTCGCCCACTGAGACTGGCGGGTTCAAGTTCGTCGCTGGTGGCC CCGTTCTCATGGGCACCGTCAACGACGCCACCACGTTCCCCTCTCCCAGCAAGGCTGAGGGCTCGTACCACTGGGCATTTGAGCGTCtcctctcggcctcgctcATCCCCCTGACCATCGCGGCCGGCGTCACCTCGCCCACTGCTCAC cccatCGTTgacggcgtcctcggcctcgcgaTTCTGTCCCACTCGTACATCGGCTTCCAGGCCTGCATTGACGACTACGTGCACGAGCGCAAGTtcggcagcctcggcacCCTCTGCCGCTGGCTCCTCCGCTTCGGCACCCTTGGTGCCGCTTACGGCATCTACGAGTTCAACACCAACGACATCGGTCTCACCGAGTTCGTTGAGAAGCTTTGGAAGGCCTAG
- the RAD52 gene encoding uncharacterized protein (Rad52/22 family double-strand break repair protein) yields MVPPQTPTTSRTTYQAAGTPLANSVDGSQFGMHHGMPMSPFMSQGFFGTPGPAQFTTWSEEKVATMQARLQRQLGPEYVTQRAGHGGGGKLSYIEGWKVINLANEVFGFNGWSSSITRLQTDFLDVDANERVKVGITAIIRITLRDGCYHEDLGYGQAENVRGKATALEKAQKEAVTDGVKRALKHFGNVLGNCLYDKEYCKQVQRMRVGPAKWNPDELERRPEFTPGGGTRPPVAAPPAASAVPSHVSGNAKPPAPAPPVRGPAPPAPRFAREETPLRSIDENTVPVEELNEDSEYAFMESESLFDDMDQSVLGARVDCDVPMLGEERLTRSESAPGRNGALNNAPTYQHRHRPDMPPPVVPVQNGGSSLVESNPSNGTRSDAGEEGVRKKVVGGFAMPNGPGNGGANGGMQPAASRTPPESAADAAARRRAAIQASFKNDAPPPNMPLGGVDCVASRANGNLHAHGADLGIPNGNGPGFGGFASARGVKRESNSQSPTKMERSRSGGPRPALSEIPVDANEWASKRSRVI; encoded by the exons ATGGTGCCGCCCCAGACGCCCACGACTTCACGAACGACGTATCAAGCCGCCGGGACACCGCTCGCGAACTCGGTCGACGGCAGCCAGTTCGGCATGCACCACGGCATGCCCATGTCGCCGTTCATGAGCCAGGGATTCTTCGGGACACCTGGCCCAGCACAATTCACCACGTGGTCCGAGGAGAAGGTAGCGACCATGCAGGCGCGCCTTCAGAGGCAGCTGGGCCCGGAATACGTCACCCAGCGTGCCGGacacggcggcggagggaAGCTCAG CTACATCGAGGGATGGAAGG TTATAAACCTTGCGAACGAAGTATTTGGGTTCAATGGGTGGTCGTCGTCTATCACAAGATTACAGACTGACTTC CTGGACGTCGATGCcaacgagcgcgtcaaggtcggcaTCACGGCAATTATACGGATCACGCTGAGGGACGGGTGTTACCACGAGGACCTCGGGTATGGACAGGCGGAGAACGTCCGAGGGAAGGCGaccgcgctcgagaag GCGCAGAAGGAAGCCGTAACCGACGGCGTCAAGCGTGCCCTCAAACACTTCGGCAACGTCCTCGGTAACTGTCTGTATGACAAGGAGTACTGCAAACAAGTGCAGAGGATGCGCGTGGGGCCC GCCAAGTGGAATCCagacgagcttgagcgccgccCAGAGTTCACTCCGGGAGGCGGGACCCGACCTCCAGTAGCAGCTCCACCAGCGGCATCGGCGGTACCGTCACATGTGTCTGGGAATGCGAAGCCGCCCGCTCCGGCGCCTCCTGTTCGGGGACCAgcaccaccagcaccaCGCTTCGCTCGCGAGGAGACACCACTTCGATCCATCGATGAGAACACCGTCCCAGTGGAGGAGCTAAACGAGGACTCCGAGTATGCTTTCATGGAGAGTGAATCGCTCTTCGACGACATGGATCAGTCGGTCCTTGGCGCTCGCGTAGATTGCGATGT accCATGCTCGGTGAAGAGCGGTTAACGCGGTCTGAGTCTGCTCCTGGCCGCAACGGTGCGCTCAATAACGCTCCCACTTACCAACACCGTCACCGACCTGACATGCCTCCGCCCGTTGTTCCAGTCCAGAACGGGGGATCGAGCTTAGTAGAGTCGAACCCATCCAACGGCACGCGGAGCGATgcgggggaggaaggcgtgCGGAAGAAGGTCGTTGGCGGCTTCGCAATGCCGAATGGGCCAGGCAACGGAGGGGCCAACGGAGGTATGCAGCCGGCCGCATCTCGCACTCCACCTGAGTCGGCCGCAGATGCCGCTGCCAGGCGTCGTGCCGCCATCCAAGCAAGTTTCAAGAACGACGCTCCGCCGCCGAACATGCCATTAGGTGGGGTAGACTGTGTGGCCAGCCGCGCGAACGGGAACTTGCATGCACacggcgccgacctcggTATCCCTAACGGTAACGGGCCCGGGTTCGGCGGGTTCGCAAGTGCTCGCGGCGTGAAGCGCGAGAG CAACAGCCAGTCACCAACGAAGATGGAACGTTCGCGCTCTGGAGGGCCGCGACCGGCCTTAAGCGAGATACCGGTCGACGCGAACGAGTGGGCGTCGAAGCGCTCGCGCGTGATCTAG
- the cdc1 gene encoding uncharacterized protein (DNA polymerase alpha/epsilon subunit B) has product MATNITFEAGEPPKRPVVAYSSLPELSAPFFIDPASRSYKHQYSNIYFVRLIELRPIVEEHAAERWANVRGKPPLLPRILNLQRGQLCYIVGTVYMDMPLKPNVLEEMARSHYVAAPPVRPKFFSVQDSVHIEDESGRVRLVGPRIREEQEKRGGIVTGVIMGVLGVETGGGDFEVVDLCYAGMPSVFKPAANGKSKEREDAMDVDGRGEKTWVALVSGLSIGTEVAILDMKAQLLVEWLMGEGGGVEDRHIGERIARLVLVGNSLSIPVVKDDRWQKKAQAVGIAPHIPNHPTKVLASMLGDLLASSLPVNLIPGAEDPAGALLPQQPMPKVMFGGKKMEGLECVTNPTWLEVGERSLLCSSGQGIDDIFKYLPGTQRLRMARRTLEWRHLAPTAPDTLSVYPYPDADPFIIHHRPDIYVVGNQPEFETELVGDEPTRIILLPSFAQTGTLALVCLETLEVKTVTFEVPQWAGDMPAA; this is encoded by the exons ATGGCCACAAACATTACCTttgaggccggcgagcCCCCAAAACGGCCCGTCGTGGCCTACTCGTCCCTCCCCGAGCTCTCCGCGCCGTTCTTCATCGATCCAGCATCTCGGTCGTACAAGCACCAATACTCAAACATATACTTTGTGCGGCTTATCGAGCTGCGGCCCATTGTGGAGGAGCACGCAGCCGAGCGCTGGGCCAACGTCCGAG GCAAGCCGCCGCTCCTCCCGCGCATCCTGAACCTGCAGCGCGGGCAGCTGTGTTACATCGTCGGTACGGTGTACATGGACATGCCGCTCAAGCCGAATGTTTTAGAGGAGATGGCGCGGAGT CATTACGTCGCAGCGCCACCTGTGCGACCTAAATTCTTCTCGGTGCAGGACTCGGTACACATCGAAGACGAGAGCGGGCGCGTGCGCCTCGTTGGCCCACGTATCCGTGAAGAGCAGGAGAAGCGAGGCGGGATCGTCACGGGCGTGATTATGGGCGTGTTGGGAGTCGAAACGGGTGGGGGCGACTTCGAGGTCGTGGATCTGTGTTACGCCGGCATGCCGAGCGTGTTCAAGCCCGCCGCGAATGGGAAAAgcaaggagagggaggatgCGATGGACGTGGACGGGAGGGGGGAAAAGACGTGGGTCGCGCTCGTGAGCGGTCTCTCCATCGGGACGGAGGTGGCAATATTGGATATGAAGGCGCAGCTGCTGGTCGAATGGCTCATGGGCGAAGGAGGGGGTGTTGAG GACCGGCACATTGGGGAGCGGATAGCGCGGCTTGTGCTGGTGGGTAACTCGTTGTCGATTCCTGTGGTCAAGGACGATCGGTGGCAAAAGAAGGCCCAAGCCGTCGGCATTGCGCCACACATACCCAACCACCCGACCAAGGTACTGGCCAGCATGCTTGGAGACCTCCTCGCGTCGTCACTGCCTGTGAATCTGATTccgggcgccgaggacccAGCAGgtgccctcctcccgcaGCAGCCGATGCCCAAGGTCATGTTCGGAGGAAAGAAGATGGAAGGGTTGGAATGCGTCACGAACCCCACATGGCTGGAGGTCGGTGAACGGAG cctGCTTTGTTCCAGCGGACAGGGCATCGACGACATCTTCAAGTACCTTCCAGGAACACAGCGGCTGCGCATGGCACGCCGTACCCTCGAGTGGCGGCATCTCGCTCCAACAGCACCCGATACGTTGT ccgTCTATCCATACCCTGACGCGGATCCGTTCATCATCCATCACCGGCCCGACATCTACGTGGTGGGAAACCAGCCTGAATTCGAGACCGAGTTGGTAGGCGACGAGCCGACGCGTatcatcctcctcccctccttcgCCCAGACCGGAacgctcgccctcgtctgCCTCGAAACCCTCGAAGTCAAGACTGTGACCTTCGAGGTACCCCAGTGGGCTGGCGACATGCCCGCAGCCTAA
- the MBP1 gene encoding uncharacterized protein (KilA-N), whose translation MGKKAAATGDGGPNTIYKATYSGVPVFEFICRNVAVMRRRSDAYLNATQILKVAGFDKPQRTRVLEREVQKGEHEKVQGGYGKYQGTWVPIERGLALAKQYNVEDMLRPIIDFVPRESVSPPPAPKHTVAPPTKRGKEAKQKEALVPIKSAKVLGAGNGRHQTPDSVGDGEDSDVMDDMSESQTPSPLNGTSRLPTVDERSIDGMDIDGFSIMNGRAGHSRKRSSAMMDDEDEYDQLRKARGNSAVHTPPPPGASPRAQYGGMQHPLTQDEYNDIVLNYFVSEATQIPSVMTNPPYNWDSNGTIDDDQHTALHWAAAMGRTRVIKLLLSAGASIFGKNNLEQTPLMRSVMFTNNYDLRKFPEVFELLHRSTLNIDKANRTVFHHIANLALFKGKVHAARYYMEVILSRLADYPQELADVINFQDEDGETALTLAARARSKRIVKALLDHGADPKIRNRDFKSAEDYILEDERFRSSPDIMLGRTQPSAAPRNPTSLGAAVFSTLPPQLYNSEAARLAAGQHSSDVLQQMQSLARSFEAEKASKERDVLEAKAMLTSIHTEVTDAGRTLHNLGEQMKPLEAKQGELDGLVEKLRAKFETDLARGARQWKSSDEGRETRWKNGDDPAQAGEDYSDLSTLTAVPEVAEAVTEEERLRSEIEKMRQRRSELVTRLVKAQTETGTTDKMAQYRRLISAGCGGDISPCEIDEIVGQLLDMLENEAQSGRPAPPPQTAPSWVTS comes from the exons ATGGGCAAGAAAGCAGCCGCGACGGGCGACGGTGGGCCCAACACCATCTACAAG GCCACGTACAG TGGCGT TCCCGTGTTCGAGTTCATCTGCCGCAATGTAGCCGTCATGCGTCGTAGGTCTGACGCGTACCTCAACGCCACCCAGAtcctcaaagtcgccgGATTCGACAAGCCGCAACGGACACGCGTTCTGGAACGTGAAGTCCAAAAAGGAGAGCATGAGAAAGTGCAGGGTGGCTACGGAAAGTACCAAG GGACGTGGGTACCCATTGAACGAGGCCTCGCACTTGCAAAGCAGTACAATGTCGAAGATATGCTGCGCCCCATCATCGACTTTGTCCCCAGAGAATCCGTGTCACCACCCCCAGCTCCCAAGCATACCGTCGCGCCACCCACCAAGCGCGGCAAGGAAGCCaagcagaaggaggccCTGGTTCCGATCAAGAGCGCTAAGGTCCTTGGTGCCGGCAATGGGCGGCACCAGACGCCAGACTCtgttggcgatggcgaggatTCGGACGTCATGGACGACATGTCCGAGTCGCagacgccgtcgccgttgAACGGCACTTCGCGGCTGCCGACGGTAGACGAGCGAAGCATTGACGGCATGGACATTGATGGCTTCAGCATCATGAATGGCCGTGCCGGGCACTCGCGTAAGCGGTCGTCCGCCatgatggacgacgaggacgagtacgaccAGTTGAGGAAAGCGCGCGGCAACAGCGCCGTTCACACCCCCCCACCACCAGGCGCCAGCCCGCGCGCACAGTACGGCGGGATGCAACACCCTCTCACCCAGGATGAGTACAACGACATTGTCTTGAACTACTTTGTTTCTGAAGCAACCCAAATCCCCTCTGTCATGACGAACCCTCCTTACAACTGGGATTCTAACGGCACcattgacgacgaccaGCACACTGCGCTCCATTGGGCTGCTGCGATGGGCCGCACACGTGTGATTAAGCTCCTCTTGTCGGCGGGCGCAAGCATCTTCGGCAAGAACAACCTCGAGCAGACTCCTCTTATGCGAAGTGTCATGTTCACCAACAACTACGACCTGCGCAAGTTCCCAGAGGTGttcgagctcctccaccgTTCGACACTCAACATCGACAAGGCGAATCGGACAGTCTTCCATCACATTGCCAACCTTGCATTATTCAAGGGCAAGGTTCACGCTGCACGTTACTACATGGAGGTCATCTTGTCGCGCCTGGCCGATTACCCGCAGGAGCTAGCAGACGTGATCAACTtccaggacgaggacggcgaaACGGCGTTGACCCTagctgctcgcgcgcggtcGAAGCGTATCGTCAAGGCGCTTCTCGACCACGGCGCCGACCCGAAGATCCGCAACCGTGACTTCAAGTCGGCCGAGGACTATATCTTGGAAGACGAGCGCTTCCGCTCGTCGCCTGACATCATGTTAGGTCGGACACAGCCCTCCGCGGCGCCCCGCAACCCAACGTCTCTGGGTGCGGCGGTGTTCAGCACTCTCCCGCCACAGCTGTACAACTCGGAAGCGGCGCGGTTGGCAGCCGGGCAGCACAGCTCGGACGTCCTGCAGCAGATGCAGTCGCTAGCGCGCTCGTTCGAGGCGGAAAAGGCCAGCAAAGAgcgcgacgtgctcgaggccaaggcgatGCTCACAAGCATCCACACCGAGGTCACGGACGCTGGGCGGACGTTGCACAACCTGGGCGAACAGATGAAgccgctcgaggccaagcaAGGCGAGCTGGACGGGCTGGTCGAGAAGCTCAGGGCCAAATTCGAGACGGACCTCGCGCGCGGTGCGCGCCAGTGGAAGTCGAGCGATGAGGGTCGGGAGACACGGTGGAAGAACGGCGACGATCCTGCACAGGCCGGCGAGGATTACTCTGACCTGTCGACATTGACAGCGGTGCCAGAGGTCGCGGAGGCTGTAACTGAGGAAGAGCGGTTGCGGAGCGAGATCGAAAAGATGCGACAACGGCgcagcgagctcgtcacCCGTCTAGTGAAGGCGCAGACGGAG ACGGGCACCACGGACAAGATGGCCCAGTACCGGCGCCTGATATCAGCGGGCTGTGGCGGGGACATCAGTCCCTGCGAGATCGACGAGATTGTCGgacagctcctcgacatgctcgagaACGAGGCGCAGAGTGGCCGTCCAGcccccccaccccagaCTGCCCCGTCATGGGTCACTTCCTAA
- a CDS encoding uncharacterized protein (RNA polymerase Rpb4) translates to MKISNNPPQHLSNYEVLQHFLALKKDNDVLERAAESKKNRDIKGAFDQIPLITRRGEIGGPEIPEVPHLTPAQLKREDDAARRGVSKDLVWVQGEVLKYLCADYNVTARQTADGVRSIADGLQDYGLTRAELLQTCNLAPTNMVGMYLIVEEAEKRFQNYEGGYEGTVGTIISDIIEPSLLYEVPDELTPFVTSVKAKEIVQTILEDAAAYAEEEEMMYQEQEFVHEAEWGADKEAAADDDEDNTMD, encoded by the exons ATGAAG ATCTCGAACAATCCGCCACAGCATCTGTCAAACTACGAGGTGCTGCAGCATttcctcgcgctcaagaaggacaacGACGTGCTTGAGCGAGCCGCCGAGTCCAAGAAGAACCGCGACATCAAGGGTGCCTTCGACCAGATCCCACTCATCACGCGACGTGGAGAGATCGGCGGTCCCGAGATCCCCGAAGTACCCCACCTCACGCCCGCCCAGCTGAAGCGGGAAGACGATGCCGCACGCCGGGGCGTCTCCAAAGATCTGGTGTGGGTACAAGGCGAGGTGCTCAAGTACCTCTGCGCCGACTACAACGTGACCGCTCGGCAGACTGCAGATGGGGTGCGGTCCATCGCGGATGGATTGCAGGACTACGGCCTCACAAGGGCCGAGCTGCTACAGACGTGCAACCTCGCTCCGACGAACATGGTCGGCATGTACTTAATTGTCgaagaggccgagaagcgATTCCAGAACTACGAGGGAGGGTATGAGGGGACAGTGGGCACTATTATTTCCGACATCATTGAGCCGAGCCTCCTTTACGAGGTTCCAGACGAACTCACGCCGTTCGTCACAAgcgtcaaggccaaggagataG tgcAAACCATCCTGGAAGACGCTGCGGCTTacgctgaggaggaggagatgatgtACCAGGAGCAGGAGTTTGTGCACGAGGCAGAGTGGGGAGCAGACAAGGAagccgcggccgacgacgacgaggacaacaCCATGGACtaa
- a CDS encoding uncharacterized protein (Nucleoside transporter) gives MLSNIQQRVRTLLSPEIAYTPIATDPDAPNGEGTHLSGRHQGRDVYLCFWVLGAGVLLPWNALMCTFPLLISLTEEGPLRSNLPSYLSTAFCFANLFFLGLAQRTVASVNPIGRTRWALLLLLAACIVLAYPTLPSVIPALAKGSAGSRAMFLPLLLLLTLVLALTTSYLQSAVIALASLWGSQEMQGVMSGQGGIAVLVSGSQVVLALLSSTEKEEASTGAAFGLWALAAGFVVVCLLALNRLVQNPAITEVLAPLTSRTTGADRAKDGRVTRTVARKNFRIEFAVAFIFVVTLAIFPPITTTITSVVKAPPKILQPATFIAIHFFLFNIGDYSGRTYLPSIGLSSMTIPRLVVLSLARVVFIPLFLFCNIPARAKGQLPAFPDGVYWLILFGFGLTGGWISTLCMMFASSPELNPAIAEDEKDIAGTLAAFSLVSGLAFGSLCSLGVSHVISGSYFGG, from the exons ATGCTCAGTAACATTCAGCAGCGGGTGCGAACCTTGCTCTCCCCTGAAATCGCATACACGCCCATCGCAACAGATCCAGACGCGCCGAATGGCGAGGGGACGCACCTCTCCGGTCGCCACCAAGGACGCGACGTCTACCTCTGCTTCTGGGTactcggcgccggcgtcctCCTTCCCTGGAACG CACTCATGTgcaccttccctctcctcatctctctAACTGAGGAGGGACCACTGCGCAgcaaccttccctcctaCCTCAGCACGGCGTTCTGCTTCGCCAACCTCTTCTTCCTTGGGCTCGCTCAAAGGACTGTCGCCAGC GTGAATCCAATCGGACGCACCCGCTgggccctcctccttctcctcgcaGCCTGCATCGTGCTGGCTTAtcccaccctcccctctGTGATCCCTGCCCTTGCCAAGGGCAGTGCAGGCTCACGCGCCATGTtcctcccgctcctcctcctacTCACGCTCGTCTTGGCACTCACGACTTCCTATCTGCAGAGTGCCGtgatcgcgctcgcgtcCCTCTGGGGCAGCCAGGAGATGCAGGGTGTCATGTCCGGCCAGGGCGGCATTGCCGTGCTCGTCTCGGGGAGCCAGGTCGTGTTGGcactcctctcctccacggagaaggaagaggcgTCGACTGGTGCGGCGTTCGGCCTGTGGGCTCTAGCGGCGggcttcgtcgtcgtctgcctCCTCGCACTCAACCGTCTCGTCCAGAACCCCGCCATCACGGAGGTGCTCGCCCCACTGACGTCGCGGACGACTGGCGCGGATCGCGCCAAAGACGGGCGCGTCACGCGGACCGTCGCCCGCAAGAACTTCCGGATCGAGTTCGCAGTGGCGTTTATCTTCGTCGTCACTCTT GCCATTTTCCCTCCAATCACCACGACGATCACGAGTGTCGTCAAGGCGCCTCCCAAGATTCTTCAGCCCGCCACGTTTATTGCTATCCacttcttcctcttcaacA TCGGCGACTACAGTGGACGGACATACCTCCCTTCCATAGGGCTCAGCTCGATGACGATCCcgcgtctcgtcgtcctATCCCTAGCGAGGGTGGTCTTTATTCCACTCTTCCTGTTCTGCAACATCCCCGCTCGCGCCAAGGGTCAACTCCCCGCTTTCCCTGACGGTGTCTACTGGCTCATCCTCTTCGGCTTTGGCCTCACTGGCGG atgGATCTCGACCCTCTGCATGATGTTCGCGTCGTCTCCGGAGCTCAACCCCGCgatcgccgaggacgagaaggacaTCGCGGGCACTCTCGCGGCCTTCTCCCTAGTCTCAGGCCTGGCCTTTGGCAGCCTCTGCTCCTTGGGCGTCAGCCACGTCATCAGCGGAAGTTACTTCGGCGGATAA
- the cbc1 gene encoding uncharacterized protein (MIF4G like) has protein sequence MSYNGFSDDRGRGQRGSGRTAPETTAVRMRKMIFKHADDEDFDSIEDPPRLAKVLRRGWREGAPGIMDGFRYGVTEMPFKQAHYVTLLLHLSYRVEGEEEEQEETDCGREILEELARSFRASVEAREWLNARLLLQFLSLLVPAGLVEPRSLVDAYKSLLSVLNEVGGGGDRAERAARAVGEGIIRSAHALAGSFAEDLESIVRTIEMFVTGRKGTRSLVNPLAPILAEGEEPEAYADPLSHLMTALLELRASEWQAPAILPRPSENAVIPEGATMPDPYAISPVYMPPEMYDVDEENPQDCEGRTSGLVLFNESVVPPTNTILGWTLRSLLLDTLNIFEVNRKECARFLLNISRYLAPGTFKSEESESTYSLESSVVSTIISTLCTLPNAPHSPLMYGSVITELCKLSPATIAPPVGRAVRRIFTQLGEDGLDIEISRRVSDWFAIHLSNFGFQWMWKEWIPDLELPAAHPRRAFMRRVVEQEIRLAYHDRILQTLPEPMLAKDAEVVSPEAPDPVWQYEAAGSDLHAEASDLLRRMKNKAPSHEVKNFITDLPDAMDQGGDSLLRASIVKMVTETILKLGDRSFSHFLNATERYLDVLRFITNDYASRRVVLDAIVSFWRRSSQMRLITIDKYLQYSILEPLDVVDWVFAAEAGSDTVPDGWTDVDKWEVLRMALDKIVGRVVRERRRLRAVDKADEVARARRAAERLERGEGVGMDDGDDDPDRSREAQEVQSQVDVQTDRLERVFSATVQRFAEELLPWAYGREGAGLKSVLALLDAGDSGAWPMRARWGWWREFVRSYAQLIEPLADSIETEVFAIIPPHSAGLEARSEAMVRGVWADALGRE, from the exons ATGAGCTATAACGGCTTTAGCG acgaCCGCGGGCGCGGACAACGCGGCAGTGGGCGCACTGCTCCCGAAACGACTGCTGTACGGATGCGCAAGATGATCTTCAAGcatgccgacgacgaggacttTGACAGTATCGAGGACCCTCCGCGTCTCGCCAAGGTCCTGCGCCGCGGATGGCGCGAGGGCGCACCCGGTATCATGGATGGGTTCCGGTACGGTGTCACTGAGATGCCGTTCAAGCAGGCACACTACGTTACTCTGCTATTGCACCTCTCGTACCGCgtcgagggggaggaggaggagcaggaggagacCGACTGCGGGCGCGAGATCCTCGAGGAACTTGCGCGGTCGTTCCGCGCCAGTgttgaggcgcgcgagtggCTTAATGCTCGTCTCTTG CTCCAGTTCCTCTCACTTCTCGTGCCCGCTGGCTTGGTCGAACCCCGCTCCCTCGTGGACGCGTACAAGAGCCTCTTGAGCGTTCTGAACGAGgtcggtggtggcggcgaccgtgctgagcgcgccgcgcgcgctgttggcgagggcatCATCCGG TCCGCTCACGCGCTCGCTGGCTCGTTtgccgaggacctcgagagCATCGTCAGGACCATCGAGATGTTCGTTACGGGCCGCAAGGGAACGCGCTCACTCGTTAACCCCCTCGCGCCTATCctggccgagggcgaggaacCGGAGGCGTACGCCGAC cccctctcccacctcatgaccgcgctcctcgagcttcGCGCCAGCGAGTGGCAGGCACCTGCTATTCTCCCTCGCCCGTCAGAGAACGCCGTCATCCCCGAAGGCGCGACAATGCCGGACCCATACGCCATCTCGCCAGTTTACATGCCACCCGAGATGTacgacgtcgacgaagAGAACCCGCAGGACTGCGAGGGCCGTACTAGCGGTCTCGTTCTGTTCAACGAGAGCGTTGTTCCCCCAACGAACACGATCCTCGGCTGGACCCtccgctccctcctcctcgacacgctcaaCATCTTCGAGGTCAACCGCAAGGAGTGCgcgcgcttcctcctcaacatCTCCCGCTACCTCGCACCGGGAACGTTCAAGTCTGAGGAATCAGAGTCGACGTACTCTCTCGAGTCGTCGGTCGTGAGCACCATCATCTCCACTCTCTGCACCCTTCCCAACGCGCCTCACAGTCCGCTCATGTACGGCTCGGTTATCACCGAGCTGTGCAAACTGAGCCCGGCCACTATCGCGCCGCCAGTAGGCCGCGCTGTGCGGCGAATCTTcacccagctcggcgaggacggcctcGATATCGAGATATCTCGCCGAGTTTCTGACTGGTTCGCTATCCACTTATCCAATTTCGGGTTCCAGTGGATGTGGAAGGAGTGGATTCccgaccttgagctccCTGCCGCGCACCCGCGGCGAGCGTTCATGCGGCGAGTGGTCGAGCAGGAGATCCGCCTCGCGTACCACGACCGCATCCTCCAGACGCTCCCCGAGCCCAtgctcgccaaggacgccgaggtcgtgtCGCCAGAAGCGCCGGATCCGGTGTGGCAGTACGAGGCCGCCGGCAGCGACTTGCACGCTGAGGCTTCCGACCTCCTGAGGCGGATGAAGAACAAGGCACCCTCGCACGAGGTCAAGAACTTTATCACCGACCTTCCGGATGCCATGGACCAAGGCGGTGACTCCCTCCTCCGTGCATCTATTGTGAAGATGGTCACCGAAACCATCCTCAAGCTTGGTGaccgctccttctcccatTTCCTCAACGCAACCGAGCGTTACCTGGATGTTTTGCGCTTCATCACGAACGACTACGCCTCGCGTCGtgtcgtgctcgacgcAATCGTGTCCTTCTGGCGCCGCTCGTCCCAGATGCGTCTCATCACCATCGACAAGTACCTCCAGTACAGTATCCTCGAgccgctcgacgtcgtcgactgggtgttcgccgccgaggcgggcAGCGACACCGTGCCGGACGGCTGGACCGACGTGGACAAGTGGGAGGTCCTGCGTATGGCGCTTGACAAGATCGTCGGCCGCGTTGTGCGCGAGCgacgccgcctccgcgccgtcgacaaggcggacgaggttgcgcgtgcccgtcgcgccgccgagcgcctcgagcgcggcgaaGGTGTTGGCATGGACGACGGGGATGATGACCCGGACCGTTCCCgcgaggcgcaggaggTGCAGAGCCAGGTCGATGTGCAGACGGACCGTCTCGAGCGCGTGTTCAGCGCCACTGTCCAGCGTTttgccgaggagctcctccCATGGGCATACGGCCGCGAGGGTGCCGGCCTCAAGTcggtcctcgccctcctcgatgcCGGCGACAGCGGAGCGTGGCCCATGCGCGCTCGCTGGGGATGGTGGCGCGAGTTTGTGCGAAGCTACGcccagctcatcgagcCGCTTGCCGACTCGATCGAGACTGAAGTCTTCGCGATCATTCCCCCACACTCGGCGGGCCTCGAGGCTCGCTCAGAGGCCATGGTGCGCGGTGTGTgggccgacgcgctcgggCGCGAGTAG